One Trichoderma atroviride chromosome 7, complete sequence DNA segment encodes these proteins:
- a CDS encoding uncharacterized protein (TransMembrane:5 (o28-49i111-132o160-177i206-224o236-255i)), with translation MVLTDDNFASIVTGIKEGRRLADNIQKFLLHLLTSNLAQVILLLIGLAFKDERNIAVFPLSPLEILWANLVTSSPLALGLGLEEAQPDILQRPPRSLRAGVFTIDLIRDQFVYGTFMGSLCLASFMLVAYAASGRGYHNLPIDCNEHGHDGCGLVFRARASTFATLSFLLLVTAWEVKHFHRSLFNMDERWKGPLSVFKTVYHNRFLFWSVVAGFAITFPVIYLPSVNKSVFKHQAITWEWGVVFGCVAVYVALIEAWKAIKRRYGLGVDRHPVLEATSSQV, from the exons ATGGTGCTGACGGATGACAACTTTGCGTCGATTGTGACGGGCATCAAAGAGGGACGCCGACTGGCAGACAATATCCAAAAG TTCCTCTTACATCTACTCACCTCGAATCTTGCGCAagtcatcctcctcctgaTTGGACTGGCCTTCAAGGATGAACGCAACATTGCCGTCTTCCCACTTTCTCCTCTCGAGATTCTCTGGGCCAACCTGGTCACCTCTTCTCCCCTTGCTCTtggcttgggcttggaggaGGCGCAGCCAGACATTCTGCAGCGCCCACCCCGCAGTCTGCGCGCTGGCGTCTTTACAATAGATCTGATTCGAGACCAGTTTGTGTATGGAACCTTTATGGGGTCGCTCTGCCTGGCCTCGTTTATGCTGGTGGCTTATGCGGCTTCCGGCCGAGGCTATCACAACTTGCCCATCGACTGCAACGAGCACGGCCATGATGGATGCGGTCTTGTATTCCGAGCCCGGGCCTCGACTTTTGCGACGCTgagcttcttgcttctcgtcACCGCCTGGGAGGTGAAGCATTTCCATCGCAGCCTCTTCAATATGGATGAGAGGTGGAAGGGGCCCCTGTCAGTCTTCAAGACGGTGTACCACAACCGCTTCCTGTTCTGGTCTGTGGTGGCAGGATTCGCCATTACCTTTCCGGTCATCTATCTCCCTTCGGTGAATAAGTCTGTGTTTAAGCACCAGGCGATAACGTGGGAGTGGGGAGTCGTGTTTGGCTGTGTGGCAGTGTATGTTGCGCTGATTGAAGCCTGGAAGGCGATCAAACGGCGGTATGGCCTTGGCGTCGACAGGCATCCTGTGCTTGAGGCGACCAGCTCGCAGGTGTAG